In Pikeienuella piscinae, the sequence CGCGAGCGAGCTCTGGTTCTACACGCGTCTCTCCAGCGGCAAGAGCGATGAGATCGGTTCGGACGGAGAGGTGTGCCTGTGCTTCGCCAGCATCAGCGAGACCGAGTTCGTCTCGATCAGCGGGATGGCGACACTCGTCACCGACCAGGCGCGGATCGCGAAGAACTGGAACACCTTCGTCGACGCCTGGTTTCCGGAAGGCCCGGAAGGCGGAGACGCCGCCATGATTCGGGTAGAGCCGGATCATGGCGAATACTGGGACGGGGATTCGAGCGCGATCCTCGCCGCGCTGAAGATGACCCTTGCGTCCCACAGGGACGAAACGCCGGACCTGGGCGAGAACATGAAAGTCACATTCTGAACAGGCCGTCGCCGGCGGCGTCTTGAGCGCCGTGAGTCGATCTGGCGCTTTTCATTCGCGGCGGTCTCGCTAAAGTCCGCGCTATGACAAAGCCTGTAATGGATGCGGCTGAAGCGGTCGCCCCGATCTTCGACGGCGCGACCGTCATGATTTCGGGATTTGGCGGCTCCGGCGCGCCGATCGAACTTGTTCACGCGCTGATCGACCAAGGCGCGAAGGGCCTCACCGTGGTCAACAACAATGCTGGCACGGGTATGGTCGGTCTCGCGGCGCTGATCCGCGAGGGGCGTGTCGACAAGGTGATATGCTCCTATCCGCGCACCTCCGACGCGCGCGCCTTCACCGAGCGCTATCTCGCCGGCGAGATAGCGCTGGAACTGGTCCCTCAGGGCGTGCTGGCGGAGCGTATCCGCGCGGCGGGGGCGGGAATGCCGGCCTTTTACACCCGGACGGCGGCAGGGACCGAACTGGCCGAAGGCAAGGAGCAGCGCGAGATCGACGGCGTGCTCTATGTGATGGAGCGCTGGCTGAAAGCCGATTTCGCGCTGGTGAAGGCGGATTGCGCCGATCTTGCGGGCAATCTCACCTATCGGCTGTCGGCGCGGAATTTCGCGCCGATCATGTGCATGGCGGCCGACACCGCCATAGTCCAGGCGCGTGAGATCGTGCCGATGGGCGGCGTCGACCCAGCTGTCGTCGTGACGCCGGGAATATTCGTCGACCGGCTGGTCAAGGTGGCTGCGCCGGCGCAGGAGGAGTTGCTGGTGAACGCGGGGGCGAGCTATCCATGAACGTGACGACCGACCCCGCTCGCCTCAGCCGCGCCCAGATCGCCTGGCGCGCGGCGCAGGACATTCCCGACGGAGCCTATGTCAATCTCGGCATCGGCATGCCGGTCGCCTGCGCCAATCATCTGCCGGAGGGGCGGGAAGTGATCTTCCAGTCCGAGAACGGCATCCTCGGGGTTGGTCCGGCGCCTTTGAGCGGCGAGGAGGATTACGACCTCATCAACGCCTCGAAACAGCCGGTCACCCTCTTGCCCGGGGCCGCGATCGTCCATCATGCCGACAGCTTCGCGATGATCACCGGTGGGCATATCGACATCGCCGTGCTCGGCGCGTTCGAGGTCGCCTCGAACGGCGATCTCGCGAACTGGTCGACCGGGAAGGGCGGCGTGCCGGGAGTCGGCGGAGCGATGGACCTCGCCGCCGGGGCGAAGGCGGTCTGGGCGCTGACCACGCATGCGTCGAAGAGCGGCGCGCCGAAGCTGGTGGACCGGCTCAAGCTGCCGCTGACCGGGGCCGGTGTGGTGAAGCGAGTCTACACCGATCTCGCGGTGATCGAGCTGGATGCGGAGGGATTTCTGCTTCGGGAGATGGTTCCGGGGCTCGATATCGAGACGCTCCGCGGGCTCACCGGCGCGCCGCTGAGGACAATCGGCGAGCCGCACCCGCTGGAGGCGCCGGGCGGCCTCTGAGCGCTGTGCAAGAGGCGCCGAGATGGATGGGCTTTGACCGTATTCATGATTTCGGTCGCAAATGCATTGAAATTGAATGTAGCACCAAGGTTCGCGTGTGCGGCGCGCCGGTTTCGCCGCCGGAGTCCGCGCCCGCCGTCGGGGCGTTGCGCGGCACGAATTTGTGTGCTGCAAAACTGACATCAATTCGTTACGCTTGCGCCAAGGACGGTGCGTAGAACCACGCAATCCGGTCGGCGGCGTGATCGCCGGCTGGCTTTCTCACGGGATTACAAGGGAGCACCCATGAAACATCTGCTGATTGGCGCCGTCTCGGCCCTCTCCATCGCCGGCGCCGCGCAGGCCGCGCCGAAGGAGATCAACTTCTGGCACGCCATGGGCGGGCAGCTTGGCGAGATCACCGACAAGTTCGCTGCTGACTTCAACGCCAGCCAGTCGGAGTATCAGATCAACGCGATCTACAAGGGCGATTACACCGAGACGATGACCTCTGCGATCGCCGCCTTTCGCGCCAAGGAGCAGCCTCATATCGTGCAGGTCTTCGAGGTTGGCACCGCCACGATGATCGCGGCTGAGGGCAAGGGCGCAGTCTATCCGGTCTACAAGCTGATGGCGGACGCCGGGGTCGAATTCAATCAGGACGATTACCTGCCCGCCGTGGTGTCTTACTACACCGACACCGACAACCGTTTGCTCTCGCTGCCGTTCAACTCCTCCACGCCGGTGATGTGGTACAACAAGACCAAGTTCGAAGAGCTTGGAATCCCGGTGCCGACGACTTGGGACGAGGTTGAGGAAGCGGCGAAGAAAGCCAAGGCCGCCGGCGTCGAGGCGCCGCTTTCCTTCGGATGGCAGTCCTGGACCCAGATCGAGACCTATTCGGCCTGGCACGACATCCCGATGGGCACCGCGGAGAACGGCTTCGGTGGGCTCGACACCGAGTTCACCTTCAACAATGACGCGGTGGTGAACCATATCCAGCGCATCGCCGACATGGGCAAGGAAGGCCTGTTCAAATATGGCGGCCGGCGGGGCGATAGCCGCGGCATGTTCGTGAACGGCGAAACGATCATGTGGATCAACTCCTCCGCGTATTATGGCGGGTTCAAGAAGGACATCACCGACTGGGAATTCGGCCAGGCGATGCTGCCGCTCGACACCGCGGTAGCTGAGAAACCGCAGAATTCGATCATTGGCGGCGCAACGCTCTGGGTGCTCTCCGGCCACGACCAGGGCGACTACAAGGGCGTCGCGGAGTTCTTCAAGTTCGTTTCCGCGCCCGAGCAGCAGGCCTATTGGCACCAGGCGACCGGCTATGTGCCGATCACGACGGCGGCCTATGTCCAGAGCCAGGAAGAGGGTTTCTATGACGAGAACCCCGGCACCGATACGGCGATCAAGCAGCTTTCGCTGAATACGCCGACGGCGAACTCCAAGGGCGTGCGCTTCGGCAATTTCGTCCAGATCCGCGACGTCATCAACGAGGAGCTGGAGGCGGTCTGGTCCGGCCAGAAGGACGCGAAGCAGGCGATGGACGACGCGGTTTCGCGCGGAAACGATCTGCTGCGGAAATTCCAGTCCGCGAATGAGTGAGTGCGGGGCGGGGCGGTGTCTTTGAGCGCCGTCCTGCCGCCGATGATGATCCCGGCCCCGAGCCGGGATCCTGGCGAGTTTTGCGATGCGGCGCGAGGTCCCGGCGCGAGGCCGGAACCTTGACGGGTTCCGCGGATCGGGTTCCGGGGCCGGGCCGGCGGAAGATGAGAACGAGACAAGACTTCGCATGATCAAGCGTGTCACCTTTCGTCATCGCTGGCTGCCTTACCTTCTGGTGGCGCCGCAGATCGCGATCACGCTGGTCTTCTTCATCTGGCCGGCCTATCGGGCGCTCGAATCCTCCTTCTTCATCGAGGACGCATTTGGCTTCAGCCGCAAATGGGTCGCGCTGAAGAACTACACCGCTCTCTTCTCGGACCCGATCTATCTGGACTCCTTCCGGATCACGCTGATTTTCGGCTTTGCCGTCACGGCGCTCTCCATGTCGATCTCGCTCGGGCTTGCGGTCGCCGCGAACCGGGTGCTGCGGAGCGCGCTCGCCTACCGGACCTCGCTGATCTGGCCATATGCGGTGGCGCCGGCGGTGGCGGGCGTTCTCTGGTATTTCCTGATGAACCCCTCGCTCGGCATCGTCGCCTATTGGTTGAAGGGGATCGGCTATGAGTGGAACCACTACGTCAATGGCGACCAGGCGCTGGTGATGGTGATCGTCGCCGCGGCCTGGAAGCAGATCAGCTATAATTTTCTCTTCTTTCTCGCCGGCTTGCAGTCGATTCCGAAATCACTGATCGAAGCGGCGGCGATCGACCGTGCGGGACCGGTGCGGCGGTTCTGGAGCATCGTCTTTCCGCTGCTTTCGCCGACGACGTTCTTTCTTCTGGTCGTCAATCTCGTCTACGCCTTCTTCGACACGTTCTCACTGATCCACGCGACGACGAATGGCGGGCCGGCGAACGCCACTTCGATCCTCGTCTACAAGGTCTACAACACCGGCTTCGTAGGGCAGGACTATGGCGGCTCCGCCGCGCAGTCGGTGGTGCTGATGGCGATCGTGGCGGTGATGACGGTGATCCAGTTCCGTTACATCGAGCGGCGGGTGCAATACTGATGCGAAGCGCGCAATGATCGAGAATCGCCCATACATGAAGATCCTCACGCACGTCGTGCTGATCCTCGGCGTGTTCTTCCTGTGCTTCCCGGTCTGGATGGCGCTTGTCGCCTCGACGCACGGGCCAGACGCGTTGTCGCGCTCGCCGATCCCGCTCTGGTTCGGCGATCAGGGATGGGAGAATTACGCGCAGCTTCTCTCCGGCGGCGTTCCCGAAGCCGGGGGCGTGCCGGTCCTCGGCATGATGCTGAACAGTCTGATCATGGCGCTCTCCATCACCATCGGGAAGATCGCGGTCTCCATCATCGCCGCCTACGCCATCGTCTATTTCCGCTTTCCGTTCCGCATGGGCTTTTTCTGGCTGATCTTCATAACGCTGATGCTGCCGGTGGAGGTGCGCATCCTGCCGACATTCGACGTGATCGTCCGGCTCGACATGCTGAACTCCTACGCCGGGCTGTCGATTCCGCTGATCGCGTCGGCGACCGCGACATTCCTTTTCCGACAGTTCTTCATGACAGTGCCGGACGAGTTGGTGGAGGCGGCGCGGATCGACCGCGCCGGGCCGATCCGGTTCTTCATCGACATATTGATACCGCTTTCGCGCACCAATATCGCCGCGCTCTTCATCATCCTCTTCATCTTCGGATGGAACCAGTATCTCTGGCCGCTGATAGTCACGACGGACGAGGCGTATTACACCATCGTCATGGGCATTCAGCGGATGACCAATTCCGGCGAGGCGCTGCCGGTCTGGCATTACATTATGGGGACGGCCGTGCTGGCGATGATCCCGCCGGTGTTCGTGGTTCTCGCGATGCAGAAGCTCTTCGTGAAGGGCCTTGTCGAGCAGGAGAAATAGATGGCCGGGCTTTCACTGAGCGGCGTTCAGAAGATCTATCCGGGCGGCGTGACCGCGGTTCACGGCGCCGATATCGAGATCGAGGATGGCGAGTTCATCGTCCTCGTCGGCCCTTCCGGCTGCGGCAAGTCGACGATTCTCCGCATGGTGGCGGGGCTGGAGGCGACCAGCGCCGGCGAAGTCCGGATCGACGGCGAGGTGGTGAACGGCAAGGAGCCGGGCGAACGCGACATCGCCATGGTCTTTCAGAAT encodes:
- a CDS encoding 3-oxoacid CoA-transferase subunit A, which encodes MTKPVMDAAEAVAPIFDGATVMISGFGGSGAPIELVHALIDQGAKGLTVVNNNAGTGMVGLAALIREGRVDKVICSYPRTSDARAFTERYLAGEIALELVPQGVLAERIRAAGAGMPAFYTRTAAGTELAEGKEQREIDGVLYVMERWLKADFALVKADCADLAGNLTYRLSARNFAPIMCMAADTAIVQAREIVPMGGVDPAVVVTPGIFVDRLVKVAAPAQEELLVNAGASYP
- a CDS encoding pyridoxamine 5'-phosphate oxidase family protein, whose protein sequence is MSLGENVGKIWKLMRDHPTCMMVSRDENGVMRARPMHAIVEEGASELWFYTRLSSGKSDEIGSDGEVCLCFASISETEFVSISGMATLVTDQARIAKNWNTFVDAWFPEGPEGGDAAMIRVEPDHGEYWDGDSSAILAALKMTLASHRDETPDLGENMKVTF
- the ugpE gene encoding sn-glycerol-3-phosphate ABC transporter permease UgpE; amino-acid sequence: MIENRPYMKILTHVVLILGVFFLCFPVWMALVASTHGPDALSRSPIPLWFGDQGWENYAQLLSGGVPEAGGVPVLGMMLNSLIMALSITIGKIAVSIIAAYAIVYFRFPFRMGFFWLIFITLMLPVEVRILPTFDVIVRLDMLNSYAGLSIPLIASATATFLFRQFFMTVPDELVEAARIDRAGPIRFFIDILIPLSRTNIAALFIILFIFGWNQYLWPLIVTTDEAYYTIVMGIQRMTNSGEALPVWHYIMGTAVLAMIPPVFVVLAMQKLFVKGLVEQEK
- a CDS encoding 3-oxoacid CoA-transferase subunit B, which encodes MNVTTDPARLSRAQIAWRAAQDIPDGAYVNLGIGMPVACANHLPEGREVIFQSENGILGVGPAPLSGEEDYDLINASKQPVTLLPGAAIVHHADSFAMITGGHIDIAVLGAFEVASNGDLANWSTGKGGVPGVGGAMDLAAGAKAVWALTTHASKSGAPKLVDRLKLPLTGAGVVKRVYTDLAVIELDAEGFLLREMVPGLDIETLRGLTGAPLRTIGEPHPLEAPGGL
- the ugpB gene encoding sn-glycerol-3-phosphate ABC transporter substrate-binding protein UgpB, giving the protein MKHLLIGAVSALSIAGAAQAAPKEINFWHAMGGQLGEITDKFAADFNASQSEYQINAIYKGDYTETMTSAIAAFRAKEQPHIVQVFEVGTATMIAAEGKGAVYPVYKLMADAGVEFNQDDYLPAVVSYYTDTDNRLLSLPFNSSTPVMWYNKTKFEELGIPVPTTWDEVEEAAKKAKAAGVEAPLSFGWQSWTQIETYSAWHDIPMGTAENGFGGLDTEFTFNNDAVVNHIQRIADMGKEGLFKYGGRRGDSRGMFVNGETIMWINSSAYYGGFKKDITDWEFGQAMLPLDTAVAEKPQNSIIGGATLWVLSGHDQGDYKGVAEFFKFVSAPEQQAYWHQATGYVPITTAAYVQSQEEGFYDENPGTDTAIKQLSLNTPTANSKGVRFGNFVQIRDVINEELEAVWSGQKDAKQAMDDAVSRGNDLLRKFQSANE
- the ugpA gene encoding sn-glycerol-3-phosphate ABC transporter permease UgpA; translated protein: MIKRVTFRHRWLPYLLVAPQIAITLVFFIWPAYRALESSFFIEDAFGFSRKWVALKNYTALFSDPIYLDSFRITLIFGFAVTALSMSISLGLAVAANRVLRSALAYRTSLIWPYAVAPAVAGVLWYFLMNPSLGIVAYWLKGIGYEWNHYVNGDQALVMVIVAAAWKQISYNFLFFLAGLQSIPKSLIEAAAIDRAGPVRRFWSIVFPLLSPTTFFLLVVNLVYAFFDTFSLIHATTNGGPANATSILVYKVYNTGFVGQDYGGSAAQSVVLMAIVAVMTVIQFRYIERRVQY